A stretch of Tigriopus californicus strain San Diego chromosome 11, Tcal_SD_v2.1, whole genome shotgun sequence DNA encodes these proteins:
- the LOC131890320 gene encoding UTP--glucose-1-phosphate uridylyltransferase-like isoform X5, producing the protein MDTNQNKVKPPRKASFKMYGHNRSPSREFKELTKRDAQILLNKELEKLQRTAQLPKAQADLVDKEFDGFRDLFGKFLTAEHQSVKWDKIEKLPADAIRAYDDLPQPSKSEIQGMLQKLVVVKLNGGLGTSMGCKGPKSVIPVRNDLTFLDLTVQQIENLNKTYDADVPLVLMNSFNTDEETHKIIQKYSGFRVRIMTFNQSRYPRINKESLMPVARDIRTENDIEAWYPPGHGDFYQSFYNSHLLTELVSQGREFAFMSNIDNMGATVDLSILNLCLKENHEFIMEVTDKTRADVKGGTLIQYEGKLRLLEVAQVAKDHLEDFKSVKKFNVFNTNNLWMSLPAITRVIEEKMLDMEVIVNPKVLEGGVNVLQLETAVGAAMKCFDNGMGINVPRSRFLPVKKSSDLLLIMSNLYSLRNGSLVMSPERMFQTTPLIKLGDAHFKKVGDFLNRFASCPDIIELDHLTVSGNVNFGKNVALRGTVIIIANHGDQIDIPSGSILENKIVSGNLRILDH; encoded by the exons ATGGACACCAACCAAAACAAGGTGAAGCCACCGAGGAAGGCCAGTTTCAAG ATGTATGGACATAATCGTTCGCCCAGTCGCGAATTCAAAGAGCTGACCAAACGAGATGCTCAGATCCTTTTGAACAAGGAATTGGAGAAACTCCAGAGAACAGCTCAGCTTCCCAAAGCCCAAGCCGACCTTGTGGACAAGGAATTCGATGGGTTCCGAGAtttatttggcaaatttctcaCCGCGGAACATCAGTCCGTCAAATGGGACAAAATTGAGAAGCTCCCCGCCGATGCG ATCCGAGCATATGACGATCTACCACAGCCTTCCAAGAGTGAGATTCAAGGGATGCTCCAAAAATTAGTTGTCGTCAAGCTCAATGGTGGTTTGGGTACGTCGATGGGTTGCAAAGGGCCCAAATCTGTTATTCCAGTGCGGAACGATCTGACGTTTTTGGATTTGACTGTCCAGCAAATTGAGAACTTGAACAAGACCTACGACGCTGATGTCCCATTGGTGCTCATGAACTCGTTCAATACGGACGAAGAGACTCACAAGATCATTCAAAAATACTCCGGGTTCCGAGTGAGAATCATGACCTTCAACCAATCCAGATATCCCAGGATCAACAAAGAGTCACTCATGCCCGTGGCCCGAGACATCCGAACCGAGAACGACATCGAGGC ATGGTATCCTCCTGGTCACGGTGACTTCTACCAATCCTTTTACAATTCCCACCTCTTGACAGAGCTGGTTAGCCAAGGTCGAGAATTCGCGTTCATGTCCAATATTGACAACATGGGAGCCACAGTGGATCTCTCCATCCTGAATTTGTGTCTTAAGGAGAATCACGAGTTCATCATGGAAGTCACAGACAAGACCAGGGCCGACGTCAAAGGCGGTACTCTCATTCAGTATGAGGGCAAGTTGAGGTTGCTCGAGGTGGCTCAAGTAGCCAAGGATCATTTGGAGGATTTCAAATCTGTAAAGAAGTTCAACGTGTTTAACACCAACAATCTTTGGATGAGTCTCCCAG CAATTACGAGGGTCATCGAAGAGAAAATGTTGGACATGGAGGTCATTGTTAATCCAAAAGTGTTGGAAGGTGGAGTGAACGTCCTTCAATTGGAGACGGCTGTGGGTGCAgcaatgaaatgttttgataaCGGGATGGGTATTAACGTTCCTCGATCGCGGTTCTTACCTGTGAAGAAATCCTCGGATCTGTTGCTCATCATGAGTAATCTCTATTCCCTGAGGAACGGCTCCTTGGTCATGTCACCTGAGAGAATGTTCCAAACAACACCTTTGATCAAATTGGGCGATGCTCATTTCAAGAAG gttGGGGACTTCTTGAACCGATTCGCCAGCTGCCCAGACATCATCGAACTAGATCATTTGACAGTCTCTGGCAACGTCAATTTTGGCAAGAATGTTGCTCTGAGGGGCACGGTTATCATAATCGCTAATCATGGAGATCAGATCGACATCCCATCGGGATCAATTCTGGAGAACAAGattgtttctggcaaccttaGAATTTTGGATCATTGA
- the LOC131890320 gene encoding UTP--glucose-1-phosphate uridylyltransferase-like isoform X1: MRQSNGSRVSVLPNSKQNSLRKPRVPNKASYPFNMSASRNHKIFLNRPNTNMSSANNNEPPTPEPLNSAQTDMLLKPSSGLSHEQKKMYGHNRSPSREFKELTKRDAQILLNKELEKLQRTAQLPKAQADLVDKEFDGFRDLFGKFLTAEHQSVKWDKIEKLPADAIRAYDDLPQPSKSEIQGMLQKLVVVKLNGGLGTSMGCKGPKSVIPVRNDLTFLDLTVQQIENLNKTYDADVPLVLMNSFNTDEETHKIIQKYSGFRVRIMTFNQSRYPRINKESLMPVARDIRTENDIEAWYPPGHGDFYQSFYNSHLLTELVSQGREFAFMSNIDNMGATVDLSILNLCLKENHEFIMEVTDKTRADVKGGTLIQYEGKLRLLEVAQVAKDHLEDFKSVKKFNVFNTNNLWMSLPAITRVIEEKMLDMEVIVNPKVLEGGVNVLQLETAVGAAMKCFDNGMGINVPRSRFLPVKKSSDLLLIMSNLYSLRNGSLVMSPERMFQTTPLIKLGDAHFKKVGDFLNRFASCPDIIELDHLTVSGNVNFGKNVALRGTVIIIANHGDQIDIPSGSILENKIVSGNLRILDH; this comes from the exons ATGAGGCAATCCAATGGAAGTCGAGTAAGTGTATTACCTAACTCGAAGCAAAACAGTCTGAGGAAACCCAGAGTCCCCAACAAAGCAAGCTATCCCTTCAACATGAGTGCATCCAGAAACCACAAAATATTCCTGAACCGACCC AACACCAACATGAGCTCCGCCAACAATAACGAACCGCCGACTCCGGAACCGCTCAATTCGGCTCAAACCGATATGTTGCTAAAGCCCTCTTCAGGCCTCTCtcatgagcaaaaaaag ATGTATGGACATAATCGTTCGCCCAGTCGCGAATTCAAAGAGCTGACCAAACGAGATGCTCAGATCCTTTTGAACAAGGAATTGGAGAAACTCCAGAGAACAGCTCAGCTTCCCAAAGCCCAAGCCGACCTTGTGGACAAGGAATTCGATGGGTTCCGAGAtttatttggcaaatttctcaCCGCGGAACATCAGTCCGTCAAATGGGACAAAATTGAGAAGCTCCCCGCCGATGCG ATCCGAGCATATGACGATCTACCACAGCCTTCCAAGAGTGAGATTCAAGGGATGCTCCAAAAATTAGTTGTCGTCAAGCTCAATGGTGGTTTGGGTACGTCGATGGGTTGCAAAGGGCCCAAATCTGTTATTCCAGTGCGGAACGATCTGACGTTTTTGGATTTGACTGTCCAGCAAATTGAGAACTTGAACAAGACCTACGACGCTGATGTCCCATTGGTGCTCATGAACTCGTTCAATACGGACGAAGAGACTCACAAGATCATTCAAAAATACTCCGGGTTCCGAGTGAGAATCATGACCTTCAACCAATCCAGATATCCCAGGATCAACAAAGAGTCACTCATGCCCGTGGCCCGAGACATCCGAACCGAGAACGACATCGAGGC ATGGTATCCTCCTGGTCACGGTGACTTCTACCAATCCTTTTACAATTCCCACCTCTTGACAGAGCTGGTTAGCCAAGGTCGAGAATTCGCGTTCATGTCCAATATTGACAACATGGGAGCCACAGTGGATCTCTCCATCCTGAATTTGTGTCTTAAGGAGAATCACGAGTTCATCATGGAAGTCACAGACAAGACCAGGGCCGACGTCAAAGGCGGTACTCTCATTCAGTATGAGGGCAAGTTGAGGTTGCTCGAGGTGGCTCAAGTAGCCAAGGATCATTTGGAGGATTTCAAATCTGTAAAGAAGTTCAACGTGTTTAACACCAACAATCTTTGGATGAGTCTCCCAG CAATTACGAGGGTCATCGAAGAGAAAATGTTGGACATGGAGGTCATTGTTAATCCAAAAGTGTTGGAAGGTGGAGTGAACGTCCTTCAATTGGAGACGGCTGTGGGTGCAgcaatgaaatgttttgataaCGGGATGGGTATTAACGTTCCTCGATCGCGGTTCTTACCTGTGAAGAAATCCTCGGATCTGTTGCTCATCATGAGTAATCTCTATTCCCTGAGGAACGGCTCCTTGGTCATGTCACCTGAGAGAATGTTCCAAACAACACCTTTGATCAAATTGGGCGATGCTCATTTCAAGAAG gttGGGGACTTCTTGAACCGATTCGCCAGCTGCCCAGACATCATCGAACTAGATCATTTGACAGTCTCTGGCAACGTCAATTTTGGCAAGAATGTTGCTCTGAGGGGCACGGTTATCATAATCGCTAATCATGGAGATCAGATCGACATCCCATCGGGATCAATTCTGGAGAACAAGattgtttctggcaaccttaGAATTTTGGATCATTGA
- the LOC131890320 gene encoding UTP--glucose-1-phosphate uridylyltransferase-like isoform X2: protein MPSHGPKDRCPSNESTETAENTNMSSANNNEPPTPEPLNSAQTDMLLKPSSGLSHEQKKMYGHNRSPSREFKELTKRDAQILLNKELEKLQRTAQLPKAQADLVDKEFDGFRDLFGKFLTAEHQSVKWDKIEKLPADAIRAYDDLPQPSKSEIQGMLQKLVVVKLNGGLGTSMGCKGPKSVIPVRNDLTFLDLTVQQIENLNKTYDADVPLVLMNSFNTDEETHKIIQKYSGFRVRIMTFNQSRYPRINKESLMPVARDIRTENDIEAWYPPGHGDFYQSFYNSHLLTELVSQGREFAFMSNIDNMGATVDLSILNLCLKENHEFIMEVTDKTRADVKGGTLIQYEGKLRLLEVAQVAKDHLEDFKSVKKFNVFNTNNLWMSLPAITRVIEEKMLDMEVIVNPKVLEGGVNVLQLETAVGAAMKCFDNGMGINVPRSRFLPVKKSSDLLLIMSNLYSLRNGSLVMSPERMFQTTPLIKLGDAHFKKVGDFLNRFASCPDIIELDHLTVSGNVNFGKNVALRGTVIIIANHGDQIDIPSGSILENKIVSGNLRILDH from the exons ATGCCCTCCCATGGGCCAAAAGACCGCTGTCCTTCAAATGAATCGACTGAAACAGCTGAG AACACCAACATGAGCTCCGCCAACAATAACGAACCGCCGACTCCGGAACCGCTCAATTCGGCTCAAACCGATATGTTGCTAAAGCCCTCTTCAGGCCTCTCtcatgagcaaaaaaag ATGTATGGACATAATCGTTCGCCCAGTCGCGAATTCAAAGAGCTGACCAAACGAGATGCTCAGATCCTTTTGAACAAGGAATTGGAGAAACTCCAGAGAACAGCTCAGCTTCCCAAAGCCCAAGCCGACCTTGTGGACAAGGAATTCGATGGGTTCCGAGAtttatttggcaaatttctcaCCGCGGAACATCAGTCCGTCAAATGGGACAAAATTGAGAAGCTCCCCGCCGATGCG ATCCGAGCATATGACGATCTACCACAGCCTTCCAAGAGTGAGATTCAAGGGATGCTCCAAAAATTAGTTGTCGTCAAGCTCAATGGTGGTTTGGGTACGTCGATGGGTTGCAAAGGGCCCAAATCTGTTATTCCAGTGCGGAACGATCTGACGTTTTTGGATTTGACTGTCCAGCAAATTGAGAACTTGAACAAGACCTACGACGCTGATGTCCCATTGGTGCTCATGAACTCGTTCAATACGGACGAAGAGACTCACAAGATCATTCAAAAATACTCCGGGTTCCGAGTGAGAATCATGACCTTCAACCAATCCAGATATCCCAGGATCAACAAAGAGTCACTCATGCCCGTGGCCCGAGACATCCGAACCGAGAACGACATCGAGGC ATGGTATCCTCCTGGTCACGGTGACTTCTACCAATCCTTTTACAATTCCCACCTCTTGACAGAGCTGGTTAGCCAAGGTCGAGAATTCGCGTTCATGTCCAATATTGACAACATGGGAGCCACAGTGGATCTCTCCATCCTGAATTTGTGTCTTAAGGAGAATCACGAGTTCATCATGGAAGTCACAGACAAGACCAGGGCCGACGTCAAAGGCGGTACTCTCATTCAGTATGAGGGCAAGTTGAGGTTGCTCGAGGTGGCTCAAGTAGCCAAGGATCATTTGGAGGATTTCAAATCTGTAAAGAAGTTCAACGTGTTTAACACCAACAATCTTTGGATGAGTCTCCCAG CAATTACGAGGGTCATCGAAGAGAAAATGTTGGACATGGAGGTCATTGTTAATCCAAAAGTGTTGGAAGGTGGAGTGAACGTCCTTCAATTGGAGACGGCTGTGGGTGCAgcaatgaaatgttttgataaCGGGATGGGTATTAACGTTCCTCGATCGCGGTTCTTACCTGTGAAGAAATCCTCGGATCTGTTGCTCATCATGAGTAATCTCTATTCCCTGAGGAACGGCTCCTTGGTCATGTCACCTGAGAGAATGTTCCAAACAACACCTTTGATCAAATTGGGCGATGCTCATTTCAAGAAG gttGGGGACTTCTTGAACCGATTCGCCAGCTGCCCAGACATCATCGAACTAGATCATTTGACAGTCTCTGGCAACGTCAATTTTGGCAAGAATGTTGCTCTGAGGGGCACGGTTATCATAATCGCTAATCATGGAGATCAGATCGACATCCCATCGGGATCAATTCTGGAGAACAAGattgtttctggcaaccttaGAATTTTGGATCATTGA
- the LOC131890320 gene encoding UTP--glucose-1-phosphate uridylyltransferase-like isoform X4, producing the protein MADSNVKCIGNLCPEPETNVKVKREMYGHNRSPSREFKELTKRDAQILLNKELEKLQRTAQLPKAQADLVDKEFDGFRDLFGKFLTAEHQSVKWDKIEKLPADAIRAYDDLPQPSKSEIQGMLQKLVVVKLNGGLGTSMGCKGPKSVIPVRNDLTFLDLTVQQIENLNKTYDADVPLVLMNSFNTDEETHKIIQKYSGFRVRIMTFNQSRYPRINKESLMPVARDIRTENDIEAWYPPGHGDFYQSFYNSHLLTELVSQGREFAFMSNIDNMGATVDLSILNLCLKENHEFIMEVTDKTRADVKGGTLIQYEGKLRLLEVAQVAKDHLEDFKSVKKFNVFNTNNLWMSLPAITRVIEEKMLDMEVIVNPKVLEGGVNVLQLETAVGAAMKCFDNGMGINVPRSRFLPVKKSSDLLLIMSNLYSLRNGSLVMSPERMFQTTPLIKLGDAHFKKVGDFLNRFASCPDIIELDHLTVSGNVNFGKNVALRGTVIIIANHGDQIDIPSGSILENKIVSGNLRILDH; encoded by the exons ATGGCTGATTCTAACGTCAAATGTATCGGAAATTTGTGCCCCGAGCCCGAAACAAACGTCAAGGTGAAGCGAGAG ATGTATGGACATAATCGTTCGCCCAGTCGCGAATTCAAAGAGCTGACCAAACGAGATGCTCAGATCCTTTTGAACAAGGAATTGGAGAAACTCCAGAGAACAGCTCAGCTTCCCAAAGCCCAAGCCGACCTTGTGGACAAGGAATTCGATGGGTTCCGAGAtttatttggcaaatttctcaCCGCGGAACATCAGTCCGTCAAATGGGACAAAATTGAGAAGCTCCCCGCCGATGCG ATCCGAGCATATGACGATCTACCACAGCCTTCCAAGAGTGAGATTCAAGGGATGCTCCAAAAATTAGTTGTCGTCAAGCTCAATGGTGGTTTGGGTACGTCGATGGGTTGCAAAGGGCCCAAATCTGTTATTCCAGTGCGGAACGATCTGACGTTTTTGGATTTGACTGTCCAGCAAATTGAGAACTTGAACAAGACCTACGACGCTGATGTCCCATTGGTGCTCATGAACTCGTTCAATACGGACGAAGAGACTCACAAGATCATTCAAAAATACTCCGGGTTCCGAGTGAGAATCATGACCTTCAACCAATCCAGATATCCCAGGATCAACAAAGAGTCACTCATGCCCGTGGCCCGAGACATCCGAACCGAGAACGACATCGAGGC ATGGTATCCTCCTGGTCACGGTGACTTCTACCAATCCTTTTACAATTCCCACCTCTTGACAGAGCTGGTTAGCCAAGGTCGAGAATTCGCGTTCATGTCCAATATTGACAACATGGGAGCCACAGTGGATCTCTCCATCCTGAATTTGTGTCTTAAGGAGAATCACGAGTTCATCATGGAAGTCACAGACAAGACCAGGGCCGACGTCAAAGGCGGTACTCTCATTCAGTATGAGGGCAAGTTGAGGTTGCTCGAGGTGGCTCAAGTAGCCAAGGATCATTTGGAGGATTTCAAATCTGTAAAGAAGTTCAACGTGTTTAACACCAACAATCTTTGGATGAGTCTCCCAG CAATTACGAGGGTCATCGAAGAGAAAATGTTGGACATGGAGGTCATTGTTAATCCAAAAGTGTTGGAAGGTGGAGTGAACGTCCTTCAATTGGAGACGGCTGTGGGTGCAgcaatgaaatgttttgataaCGGGATGGGTATTAACGTTCCTCGATCGCGGTTCTTACCTGTGAAGAAATCCTCGGATCTGTTGCTCATCATGAGTAATCTCTATTCCCTGAGGAACGGCTCCTTGGTCATGTCACCTGAGAGAATGTTCCAAACAACACCTTTGATCAAATTGGGCGATGCTCATTTCAAGAAG gttGGGGACTTCTTGAACCGATTCGCCAGCTGCCCAGACATCATCGAACTAGATCATTTGACAGTCTCTGGCAACGTCAATTTTGGCAAGAATGTTGCTCTGAGGGGCACGGTTATCATAATCGCTAATCATGGAGATCAGATCGACATCCCATCGGGATCAATTCTGGAGAACAAGattgtttctggcaaccttaGAATTTTGGATCATTGA
- the LOC131890325 gene encoding adhesion G-protein coupled receptor D1-like, producing the protein MGMVMEGNRCISPPPSTPTPRPVPSLSPAIKDTVTALTRTASFVLIGFVTATLVLFAVLKIMDPGRFIHMNIEIALLLAHICLLPTLQHSETACRNISIFIHFFYTAVFAFFLMEGIHMYSLVSRVVPRNGMLSNMGSFMAGWGIAITVITFTVSFEYENYGGDYHCCLQMDTGLMYGEYIPVVILSIITFMLIEAGSNVDDDTMTKLSGKYRSICFYHRFASNMNGTSVGWLNGRNGWSLILTQRPPCCIPHQLDSCQEHCPCLLRDPRFLRPSVDGTFWKWSPPC; encoded by the exons ATGGGCATGGTAATGGAAGGGAACCGATGCATAAGTCCACCACCATCCACGCCTACTCCTCGGCCAGTTCCAAGTTTGTCTCCGGCCATTAAGGATACAGTCACGGCCTTGACCCGAACTGCATCATTCGTGTTGATTGGATTCGTCACAGCCACACTGGTGCTCTTCGCAGTTCTCAAGATCATGGACCCAGGCCGATTTATCCATATGAACATTGAGATAGCTCTCCTACTGGCACACATTTGCCTGTTGCCCACGCTCCAACATTCGGAG ACTGCGTGTCGGAATATAAGCATCTTCATTCACTTCTTTTACACAGCCGTGTTTGCCTTCTTCCTCATGGAAGGCATTCACATGTACTCCTTGGTGAGCCGTGTTGTGCCCAGAAACGGCATGCTCTCGAATATGGGCAGTTTCATGGCGGGTTGGGGCATTGCCATCACGGTCATTACCTTCACCGTGTCTTTTGAATACGAAAACTATGGCGGAGACTACCa TTGCTGTCTCCAAATGGACACGGGTTTGATGTACGGAGAGTATATTCCAGTGGTGATCTTGTCCATCATCACCTTCATGCTGATTGAAGCCGGAAGTAACGTGGATGACGACACTATGACCAAACTGTCCGGTAAGTACAGGAGCATTTGCTTTTATCACAGGTTTGCTTCCAACATGAATGGCACGAGTGTTGGTTGGCTGAATGGGAGGAATGGGTGGTCGCTGATTCTTACTCAAAGGCCTCCATGTTGTATTCCACATCAACTTGATTCTTGTCAGGAACATTGCCCGTGTTTGCTTCGAGATCCACGGTTTCTCCGTCCTTCAGTCGACGGTACATTTTGGAAGTGGTCACCGCCTTGTTGA
- the LOC131890320 gene encoding UTP--glucose-1-phosphate uridylyltransferase-like isoform X3: protein MSSANNNEPPTPEPLNSAQTDMLLKPSSGLSHEQKKMYGHNRSPSREFKELTKRDAQILLNKELEKLQRTAQLPKAQADLVDKEFDGFRDLFGKFLTAEHQSVKWDKIEKLPADAIRAYDDLPQPSKSEIQGMLQKLVVVKLNGGLGTSMGCKGPKSVIPVRNDLTFLDLTVQQIENLNKTYDADVPLVLMNSFNTDEETHKIIQKYSGFRVRIMTFNQSRYPRINKESLMPVARDIRTENDIEAWYPPGHGDFYQSFYNSHLLTELVSQGREFAFMSNIDNMGATVDLSILNLCLKENHEFIMEVTDKTRADVKGGTLIQYEGKLRLLEVAQVAKDHLEDFKSVKKFNVFNTNNLWMSLPAITRVIEEKMLDMEVIVNPKVLEGGVNVLQLETAVGAAMKCFDNGMGINVPRSRFLPVKKSSDLLLIMSNLYSLRNGSLVMSPERMFQTTPLIKLGDAHFKKVGDFLNRFASCPDIIELDHLTVSGNVNFGKNVALRGTVIIIANHGDQIDIPSGSILENKIVSGNLRILDH from the exons ATGAGCTCCGCCAACAATAACGAACCGCCGACTCCGGAACCGCTCAATTCGGCTCAAACCGATATGTTGCTAAAGCCCTCTTCAGGCCTCTCtcatgagcaaaaaaag ATGTATGGACATAATCGTTCGCCCAGTCGCGAATTCAAAGAGCTGACCAAACGAGATGCTCAGATCCTTTTGAACAAGGAATTGGAGAAACTCCAGAGAACAGCTCAGCTTCCCAAAGCCCAAGCCGACCTTGTGGACAAGGAATTCGATGGGTTCCGAGAtttatttggcaaatttctcaCCGCGGAACATCAGTCCGTCAAATGGGACAAAATTGAGAAGCTCCCCGCCGATGCG ATCCGAGCATATGACGATCTACCACAGCCTTCCAAGAGTGAGATTCAAGGGATGCTCCAAAAATTAGTTGTCGTCAAGCTCAATGGTGGTTTGGGTACGTCGATGGGTTGCAAAGGGCCCAAATCTGTTATTCCAGTGCGGAACGATCTGACGTTTTTGGATTTGACTGTCCAGCAAATTGAGAACTTGAACAAGACCTACGACGCTGATGTCCCATTGGTGCTCATGAACTCGTTCAATACGGACGAAGAGACTCACAAGATCATTCAAAAATACTCCGGGTTCCGAGTGAGAATCATGACCTTCAACCAATCCAGATATCCCAGGATCAACAAAGAGTCACTCATGCCCGTGGCCCGAGACATCCGAACCGAGAACGACATCGAGGC ATGGTATCCTCCTGGTCACGGTGACTTCTACCAATCCTTTTACAATTCCCACCTCTTGACAGAGCTGGTTAGCCAAGGTCGAGAATTCGCGTTCATGTCCAATATTGACAACATGGGAGCCACAGTGGATCTCTCCATCCTGAATTTGTGTCTTAAGGAGAATCACGAGTTCATCATGGAAGTCACAGACAAGACCAGGGCCGACGTCAAAGGCGGTACTCTCATTCAGTATGAGGGCAAGTTGAGGTTGCTCGAGGTGGCTCAAGTAGCCAAGGATCATTTGGAGGATTTCAAATCTGTAAAGAAGTTCAACGTGTTTAACACCAACAATCTTTGGATGAGTCTCCCAG CAATTACGAGGGTCATCGAAGAGAAAATGTTGGACATGGAGGTCATTGTTAATCCAAAAGTGTTGGAAGGTGGAGTGAACGTCCTTCAATTGGAGACGGCTGTGGGTGCAgcaatgaaatgttttgataaCGGGATGGGTATTAACGTTCCTCGATCGCGGTTCTTACCTGTGAAGAAATCCTCGGATCTGTTGCTCATCATGAGTAATCTCTATTCCCTGAGGAACGGCTCCTTGGTCATGTCACCTGAGAGAATGTTCCAAACAACACCTTTGATCAAATTGGGCGATGCTCATTTCAAGAAG gttGGGGACTTCTTGAACCGATTCGCCAGCTGCCCAGACATCATCGAACTAGATCATTTGACAGTCTCTGGCAACGTCAATTTTGGCAAGAATGTTGCTCTGAGGGGCACGGTTATCATAATCGCTAATCATGGAGATCAGATCGACATCCCATCGGGATCAATTCTGGAGAACAAGattgtttctggcaaccttaGAATTTTGGATCATTGA